The Caenorhabditis elegans chromosome II genome has a segment encoding these proteins:
- the T05C12.15 gene encoding Venom protein (Confirmed by transcript evidence) — protein sequence MKLFLLIFCILASLVFTEAIQTMDLCRSNCNTYIDTNSKKTCIERCGIVN from the exons ATGAAACTTTTCCTTCTTATTTTCTGTATTCTGGCTTCACTTGTTTTCACAGAA GCTATCCAAACAATGGACCTATGTCGTTCAAATTGCAACACCTACATTGACactaattcgaaaaaaacttgcaTTGAAAGATGTGGTATTGTTAATTAA
- the T05C12.11 gene encoding uncharacterized protein (Confirmed by transcript evidence) produces MIILILLLFNVVLSTDVIQEKLIRVNEWHDIPVKGTEDEDALIDFHLFATCEKFSVLFMTEPNESTRFEFSYYDVTLKKIDVQSIGNAVQVPVSPKMLGTCRENNRKILRIKIRTSNDTITFKVDDQIIRRPFDSTQNNIKILIPQKVACCLIRALFLNNSDLDAYTSVSTRFFTSSKSSYKRILEVFGSTSSSLVLTTTPSTSTSRTTTKNDTNKWSKFTLGKNPTVSSSTSEPKMESSWTHAVNKEWSITFVLCSVIVCTIMLFLAVFGTFTVFYLMTKPRGGKSPFAVDA; encoded by the exons ATGATTATTTTAATTCTACTATTATTTAATGTCGTTTTATCG actgatGTGATACAGGag AAGCTGATTCGAGTTAATGAATGGCATGATATTCCTGTAAAAGGGACTGAAGATGAAGATGCTcttattgattttcatttatttgccACGTGTGAAAA ATTCTCCGTGTTATTCATGACAGAACCTAATGAATCAACACGATTTGAGTTCTCATATTACGATGTAACATTGAAAAAGATTGATGTTCAATCGATTGGCAATGCTGTTCAAGTTCCAGTATCTCCAAAAATGTTGGGAACGTGTCGAGagaataatcgaaaaattttaagaattaaa attcgaACATCAAATGATACAATAACTTTCAAAGTGGACGATCAAATAATTCGACGACCATTTGATTCAACacaaaataatatcaaaatcCTAATACCTCAAAAAGTTGCTTGCTGTTTAATTCGAGCACTTTTCCTTAATAACTCCGATCTCGATGCCTATACATCAGtttcaactagatttttcACTTCATCAAAATCATCATACAAAAGAATTCTGGAAGTTTTTGGATCCACGTCATCTTCTCTTGTTCTGACTACAACTCCATCTACATCAACTTCTAGAACAACTACAAAAAACGACACGAATAAATGGAGTAAGTTCACACTTGGCAAGAATCCAACTGTGAGCAGTAGTACAAGTGAACCGAAAATGGAAAGTTCGTGGACTCATGCAGTGAATAAGGAATGGTCAATCACATTTGTACTTTGTTCTGTTATTGTTTGTACTATTATGCTTTTTCTTGCTGTTTTCGGAACTTTTACAGTTTTCTATCTAATGACTAAGCCAAGAGGTGGTAAATCTCCATTTGCAGTTGATGCTTGA
- the T05C12.11 gene encoding uncharacterized protein (Confirmed by transcript evidence), protein MIILILLLFNVVLSKLIRVNEWHDIPVKGTEDEDALIDFHLFATCEKFSVLFMTEPNESTRFEFSYYDVTLKKIDVQSIGNAVQVPVSPKMLGTCRENNRKILRIKIRTSNDTITFKVDDQIIRRPFDSTQNNIKILIPQKVACCLIRALFLNNSDLDAYTSVSTRFFTSSKSSYKRILEVFGSTSSSLVLTTTPSTSTSRTTTKNDTNKWSKFTLGKNPTVSSSTSEPKMESSWTHAVNKEWSITFVLCSVIVCTIMLFLAVFGTFTVFYLMTKPRGGKSPFAVDA, encoded by the exons ATGATTATTTTAATTCTACTATTATTTAATGTCGTTTTATCG AAGCTGATTCGAGTTAATGAATGGCATGATATTCCTGTAAAAGGGACTGAAGATGAAGATGCTcttattgattttcatttatttgccACGTGTGAAAA ATTCTCCGTGTTATTCATGACAGAACCTAATGAATCAACACGATTTGAGTTCTCATATTACGATGTAACATTGAAAAAGATTGATGTTCAATCGATTGGCAATGCTGTTCAAGTTCCAGTATCTCCAAAAATGTTGGGAACGTGTCGAGagaataatcgaaaaattttaagaattaaa attcgaACATCAAATGATACAATAACTTTCAAAGTGGACGATCAAATAATTCGACGACCATTTGATTCAACacaaaataatatcaaaatcCTAATACCTCAAAAAGTTGCTTGCTGTTTAATTCGAGCACTTTTCCTTAATAACTCCGATCTCGATGCCTATACATCAGtttcaactagatttttcACTTCATCAAAATCATCATACAAAAGAATTCTGGAAGTTTTTGGATCCACGTCATCTTCTCTTGTTCTGACTACAACTCCATCTACATCAACTTCTAGAACAACTACAAAAAACGACACGAATAAATGGAGTAAGTTCACACTTGGCAAGAATCCAACTGTGAGCAGTAGTACAAGTGAACCGAAAATGGAAAGTTCGTGGACTCATGCAGTGAATAAGGAATGGTCAATCACATTTGTACTTTGTTCTGTTATTGTTTGTACTATTATGCTTTTTCTTGCTGTTTTCGGAACTTTTACAGTTTTCTATCTAATGACTAAGCCAAGAGGTGGTAAATCTCCATTTGCAGTTGATGCTTGA
- the decr-1.3 gene encoding putative 2,4-dienoyl-CoA reductase 3 [(3E)-enoyl-CoA-producing] (Confirmed by transcript evidence) produces the protein MACKNPKKFFPICNSPILRDGALKGKVALVTGGGTGIGKAIATTFAHLGASVAIAARRMEKLEQTAEEIMKTTGGICEPFRMDIKDPGMVSDTFDKIDKKFGKHPDILVNNAAGNFIMATERLSPNAHGTIIDIVLKGTMNVTTELGKRCIQSKTGASVTSITAAYARSGAPFIVPSAVSKAGVEIMTKSLATEWSKYGLRFNAVSPGPIPTKGAWGRLFSGEMGDVAEKMKELNPEGRSGTPEEVANLVAFISSDHMSFMNGVIIDLDGGQQHFNHGSHMGDFLHTWDQDTWGDVENVIRGRTGKEKP, from the exons ATGGCTTGTAAAAATCCGAAGAAGTTCTTTCCAATTTGCAATTCTCCGATTCTTCGAGATGGAGCTCTTAAG GGAAAAGTAGCTTTAGTCACCGGTGGAGGCACTGGAATCGGCAAAGCAATCGCTACAACATTTGCACATTTGGGAGCATCTGTTGCTATTGCTGCACGTAGAATGGAGAAATTAGAGCAAACTGCGGAGGAGATTATGAAGACAACTGGTGGAATATGTGAACCATTCCGGATGGATATTAAAGATCCTGGCATGGTCAGCGAtacttttgataaaattgataagaa GTTCGGAAAGCACCCAGATATTTTGGTTAACAATGCAGCTGGTAACTTCATAATGGCAACTGAGCGTCTTTCTCCAAATGCCCACGGAACAATTATTGATATTGTTCTCAAAGGAACAATGAATGTTACCACGGAATTGGGAAAACGTTGCATTCAG AGTAAAACCGGAGCCTCCGTTACTTCAATTACTGCTGCATACGCACGTTCTGGTGCCCCATTCATTGTTCCTTCTGCTGTTTCTAAAGCTGGAGTTGAGATAATGACTAAGTCATTGGCAACTGAATGGTCAAAATATGGTCTTCGTTTCAATGCAGTATCTCCTGGACCAATTCCAACAAAAGGTGCATGGGGAAGATTGTTTTCTGGAGAAATGGGTGACGTCGccgaaaaaatgaaggaattGAACCCAGAAGGACGATCTGGAACTCCAGAAGAAGTTGCGAATTTAGTGGCATTCATCTCGTCAGATCACATGTCATTTATGAATGGAGTG atcatCGATTTGGATGGTGGACAGCAACATTTCAACCATGGTTCCCATATGGGAGACTTCTTGCACACTTGGGATCAGGATACCTGGGGAGATGTTGAGAACGTTATTCGTGGAAGAACTGGAAAAGAGAAACCTTGA